A single region of the Nicotiana sylvestris chromosome 6, ASM39365v2, whole genome shotgun sequence genome encodes:
- the LOC138868138 gene encoding probable pre-mRNA-splicing factor ATP-dependent RNA helicase DEAH2 — MKQKVCLDESILINKWTRRPFSHRYHQLSEKRKRLPIWESKKHFISEFGRNQVVILVSPSESGKNTQIGQYILEEIKVDENVKTLTACTQPRKIAELSRQVAEEMDVVLGEEVGYRTWFEDCTSGTTILGYLSDCVL, encoded by the exons ATGAAGCAGAAGGTGTGCCTCGACGAGTCTATTTTGATTAACAAGTGGACTCGGAGACCCTTCTCACACCGATACCACCAACTTTCGGAAAAGAGGAAACGACTTCCGATCTGGGAGAGCAAGAAGCATTTCATCTCTGAATTCGGTAGGAACCAAGTAGTCATTTTGGTTTCTCCTAGCGAAAGTGGCAAAAACACTCAG ATTGGGCAGTACATACTAGAAGAAATAAAGGTGGATGAAAATGTAAAGACACTAACTGCATGTACTCAGCCGCGGAAGATAGCTGAATTATCTCGTCAAGTTGCTGAAGAGATGGATGTTGTACTTGGGGAAGAAGTTGGATATAGAACTTGGTTTGAAGACTGTACTAGTGGAACAACTATCTTGGG GTACTTATCAGATTGCGTCCTTTGA